The following coding sequences lie in one Zingiber officinale cultivar Zhangliang chromosome 2B, Zo_v1.1, whole genome shotgun sequence genomic window:
- the LOC122045182 gene encoding remorin 4.1-like has translation MLTDPRPRSGGADRENTGAEFRDIHPLGPANTNASRGGRRDPWEGGSIRSSASLSVGSVDGVSEGGFSSMSREFNAMVVAGSNLQQQQQQQNDGGGAADEQLTRIGEDELEETNPLAIVPDNNPFPSPRRPPPGGGGDGGGESSSTAVEGVPVHVVKKEEAESKIAAWQIAKVAKINNRFKREEVTINGWESDQVEKATTWLKKVERKLDEQRAKATEKMQNDVAKAHQKAAERRASAESKRGTKVAKVLELANFMRAVGRAPSKRSFF, from the exons ATGTTGACTGATCCCAGGCCCCGCAGCGGCGGCGCCGACCGTGAAAACACCGGCGCCGAGTTCCGCGACATCCATCCGTTAGGCCCGGCGAACACGAACGCGAGCCGCGGCGGCCGCCGGGACCCCTGGGAGGGCGGCAGCATCCGCTCGTCGGCTTCCCTCTCCGTCGGGAGTGTCGACGGCGTCAGCGAGGGCGGATTCAGTAGTATGAGCAGGGAGTTCAACGCCATGGTCGTCGCAGGCTCCAActtgcagcagcagcagcagcagcagaacGATGGCGGCGGCGCTGCGGACGAGCAGCTTACGCGCATCGGTGAGGATGAGCTGGAGGAGACCAATCCGTTGGCGATCGTCCCCGACAATAACCCCTTCCCCTCCCCACGCCGCCCACCACCCGGAGGcggcggcgacggcggcggcgaGTCTTCATCTACCGCGGTCGAAGGGGTCCCAGTGCACGTAGTGAAGAAGGAGGAGGCGGAGTCGAAGATCGCGGCTTGGCAGATCGCGAAGGTCGCGAAGATCAACAACAGGTTCAAGCGCGAGGAAGTGACCATCAACGGGTGGGAGAGCGACCAGGTAGAGAAAGCCACGACTTGGTTGAAGAAAGTTGAG CGGAAGCTGGACGAGCAGCGGGCGAAGGCGACGGAGAAGATGCAGAACGACGTGGCGAAGGCGCATCAGAAGGCGGCGGAAAGGCGGGCGTCGGCGGAGTCAAAGAGGGGAACCAAGGTCGCCAAGGTGCTGGAGCTTGCCAATTTCATGAGAGCCGTGGGCAGAGCTCCATCGAAGCGCTCCTTCTTCTAG